The following is a genomic window from uncultured Draconibacterium sp..
CATTTTTGCAGCCAGCGGTTTTTATGACTTTCGAACAGGGCATTGAAACCAGCTTCAACAGCCAAATCAACGGCTTCTTTCGCCTTCTCTGGAAGCGACTCTTTGTCATAATCAAGGGACGAAACAGTAGAAGAGAATTTCTCAACTACTATTTCATCACCCTTCTCTACCGAGACTTTTTGAAATGCCTCGATATATTTCTCCCTTTCCCCATTCGTAATATCTGAGTTTACTTTTTTTCCATTTTTTAGCAGCTGAAACCACATTCCGGTACTTACCTGGAATCCTGTCTTTAAGGTTTCAACTGTGAGGTATCCTTCCGGACCACCAACGGCACGGGCAACTTCTACCCAGAATTTCTCGTCGTAATTCGAGTCTTCGTTCACCACATCGCCATCGAGATAAGGCGTAACTTTAATCTCGCCATCAAAGTTCAACGCTTTTATAGTGTATCGGATGGCACCAATTTCGGTGGCTGCAATACTGACAAAGCGGTGCGAACAAACCTCAACCTGGTTACCGTTTTGCAACTCGGCAACAAAACAACGCGTTAGCAAACCGTGTTGCATGTCGAGCTCGCGTTTAAACGAAAGTACTTTTGCTTTTGCAAGATCAAGTTCCTCACCATTAATGGTAACTCCTATTCCAATCCAGTTGGTTGAATTAATGATTTTAGCAAAATACTCCGGATAGCCGTTTTTCCACCATCCCACGCGGGTTTTGTCGGGGTAATAAATCCCGGCAACGTATGTTCCGTTCAGCGTATCGCCTGAATACTTCTCCTCGAAATTGGCGCGCTGGCCCATTTTCCCGTTTCCGATACTAAAGATACTTTCGGAAATCCGGTTATTTTCGGGAACAAAACCCTCTTCAACTATTTTCCAGTCGTGATGAATGATATAATTCTTCATCTCAGTGTTTTTAATTTTTTAATTTTCTGTTGCAACGTCTTTAACAAAAAGTACCAATATGGCTGCTATCACCATTGATACTCCACCAAAAACGAGTGCTAAAATCGACTCTCCACCAAACAAATCTTTTACCATGAACCCAAGAATGGTTGCCGCCAGAATTTGCGGTATTACAATAAAGAAGTTGAAAATGCCCATGTAAACACCCATTTTGTTTGATGGCAACGATCCGGTAAGAATGGCATAAGGCATGGAAAGAATACTTGCCCAGGCAATGCCAATTCCAATCATTGGCACAATTAGCCAGTTCGGATCGTTAAAAAGGTAGATGGAGGCCAGGCTCACACCACCAATTATTAAACTAATGAAGTGCGTGAATTTTCGGTTGGTGTACTTTGCAATTACGGGCAAAGCAAATGCCATTAACGCAGCAACTCCGTTATAAACGCCAAAAAGAATGGTCACCCAGTCGGCGCCGTCGTTGTACAATTTTGTGGTTGTATCGGAAGTTCCGTATACATGGCTCGTAATTCCTGCTGTGGCATAAATCCACAAAGCAAATAAACCAACCCAGGTAAAAAACTGCACCAACGCCAGTTGTTTCATCGTTACCGGCATACGTAATAGATCGCTAAAAATCTCCACCAGAGCATTCTTATCCTTTTTTTGCGATTTTAGCAAAGCAGCCATCATCATCAATAAAAAGAACAGAAAAAGAATACCTCCAAGAATGTACAGTTCCTTTTCCAGCTTCATTAGTCGTGTAACTACTACTATAAGCAAACCCAGCATCCCCATTATTCCACCAACTTTGGCAAAACGGCTGCCCACCACTTCCTCTTCATTAAGTACCTCTTCTTTATTGGTTGTTTGTCTTTCGTTTTCTTCAAAGGCCTTCAAATCTTCGGGCGGGTATTCTTTGGTTGAAAAAATAGTCCACAAAATGGCCAGAAAGAAAACAACACCACCAACGTAGAACGACCAGCGCACCGACGGTGGAATTACCCCTTCGGGAGCCGTATTAGGAATATTCAGCCAATTGGTCATCGCATACGGGAGCACCGATCCCACAACAGCACCAGTACCAATAAAAAAGCTTTGCATGGCAAACCCCCGGGTACGTTGCTCGTTAGGTAACATATCGCCAACAAAGGCGCGGAAAGGCTCCATTGAAATGTTAATGGAAGCATCCATAATCCAAAGTGTACCGGCAGCTACCCACAAAGTGGGCGAGTTTGGCATTAATAAAAGGGCCAGCGAAGCGAAAATGGCTCCAAACAAAAAATAAGGCCGTCTTCGTCCGAGGCGGTTCCAGGTTTTATCGCTCATGTGCCCGATTATCGGCTGAACAATTAACCCGGTAACCGGAGCGGCAATCCACAAAATCGGGATGTCTTCAACATTGGCCCCAAGTGTTTCGAAAATACGGCTAACATTGGCATTCTGTAAAGCAAATCCAAACTGGATACCCAGAAAACCAAAACTCATATTCCAAATCTGCCAAAAACTTAACGTAGGTTTTTTACGCATAACAGTAGTTTTAATTTGTAGCAAAGCTGTATGTAATAATAAGATAATACAGCAAAAGAACTTTTGCTGCTAAACACAAAGTATGTGAATTGAAAAATTGCCTGTACAAATATAAGTCAGAATCGAAGTAAATTCCAAACTACCTACCATGTGAACACCTGAAGAACAAGACCTTTAACCGCAAAATGATCATTTCAAACGTTTGCGGAAAGTGAAAATATATTGTACAACATATTTTTGTTTAGTTGTAAGAATTGACCAAATAATTACAAAAAATAATAAAATTTGAATGGCATATTATATAATAGAGGAACCACGAACAATCAAATCCGCGTTTAGTACTTTTGTCTCAGCCGGATATTCATCGTCTTCCGAAAGAATCCGTTTTAGCAGCATTTGAGTTGCCTGGGTTCCCATTTCGTACCCATGCTGATCCACAGAAGTAAGTGTTGGATCTGTAATCCCTGAAAAGCGGCCATCGGAAAAACCAACAATGGCAATCTCATCAGGTATTTTATAACCTTTTTTCTGAATGGTTTGCATGGCTCCAATAGCGGTTAGATCGTTTGTAGCAAACACACCATCAAATTTTTTCCTTTGGTTAATTAGCTTCATAATGGCCATCCGTGCCTTTTCAAACGAGTCAGCTTCCAAAATCAGGTTTTCGTCGGCAGGAATACCGGCTTCGCTTAAAGCTTTCAGGTAACCATCTTTTCTTCTTTGTCCAATCAACAGTGCCATTGGCCCGCCCAAATGAGCAATACGGGTTCTTCCGCTGTCGATTAAATGACGGGTTGCACGGTATGCGGCGTCAAAATCATCGATAATTACCTGATCGGCAACAATATTCGGTACTACGCGGTCGTAAAATACCATGGGCACCTCGTTATTGCTGAAGTTATACAAATGTTTGTAATCTGTTGTTTCTTTTGAGATAGACACCAAAACGCCATCAACACGGCTCGACAGCAATGTTTTTGCATTGGCCACTTCGCGCTCGTACCGCTCGTTGCTTTGGCAAATAATTACATTAAACCCCGCATCGTAAGCTACATCTTCAATTCCGCTAATAACCGACGAGAAAAAATAATGGACGATTTCGGGAATGATAACACCAATAGTATTGCTACGTCGTTGTTTCAGACTTAGCGCAACAGCATTGGGCTGGTAATTCAATTTCTGGGCAAGTTCCTGCACAGCACGCTTTGTTTCTTTGCTGATATCGGGATGGTCTTTCAACGCCCGCGACACCGTTGACGCTGAAATATTTAACTCACGAGCCAAGTCTTTTATTGTTACCAGTCCGCTTTTCATATTCCTCTGATTCCCCTATAGTTGATTATTGATTTCTACTGCTCTTTGTTTAAGGCTTTACACAAATGTAGCAATTTAGCCCAAATCTTTATACAAATTCGACCGGATAAAGAAGGCGACCAGTAACTACCTGTTTTATAACATATTGAACGCAAACGTCACCGCAAACGTTTGCACTGACGACCATGTTAAAAAACGTAATTTTCTCTTAACAATTGTTATACATTCGCTTTTGAATTTTAGCATTTGTTGAATACAAAGTCTCTGTAGCGAATTGATTTATTGCCTATTTTAATGAGTTAAAGAGAATTTAACAAACAGGAAAATTCATAAACTAATAACATGTAAAATGAGGATCATTCGTAAAAACCTTAAAGTTGTCTTGTTTTTGTTTGCCATGCTGAGCTTTAGTCTTGGTTATGCGCAGGTAAAAACAGTTACAGGTACTGTTAGCGATGCCGGTAACGGCGAGCCTTTACCTGGTGTTACCATTGTAGTTAAAGGAACTACACAAGGAACTATTACCGATTTTGACGGAAATTATAGCATTGATGTTGAAGAAGGGAAAACCATTGTTCTCTCATACATTGGTTATAAGCCACAAGAAGTAGTTATCACCGCTTCGAACCTGGTAAATGTAAAGTTGGAACAATCAGTGGAAAACCTCGATGAGGTTGTAGTAATTGGTTACGGACAAATTAGAAAAGGAGATGCTACCGGTTCCGTAGCAACTGTATCATCTTCCGATTTTAACCAGGGATCAAGTAGTTCTCCACAAGATTTGATAACTGGGAAAGTGCCGGGAGTACATATCCAAACCGAAGGAGGAGCGCCAGGTTCTGCCGCAAAAATCCGTATTCGGGGAGGTTCGTCAATGACCGCAAGCAACGATCCACTGGTGGTAATTGACGGAATGCCGATTGATAATCGCACCATAGACGGTATGAGCAACGTACTAACCTCGATAAATCCAAGCGACATTGAAACCTTTACTATCCTTAAAGATGCTTCGTCAACAGCCATTTACGGCTCTCGTGCATCTAATGGTGTTATATTAATAACAACAAAAAAAGGATTGAAAAACCAGCCGCTAAAAGTTGAGATCGGCTCTAAAGTAAGCATTAGCGAAATTAAAGATTACATTGATGTATTAAATGCCGACCAGTACAGAGCACTGGTTAATGAAAGAGCTGCCATTACCTCGTCTATAAATCCTGACCTGTTAGGAAATGCAAACACCGACTGGCAGGATGAAATTTACCAGACTGCCATAAGCCACGAGCATAACCTTGGCATATCAGGATCGCTGAAAGGAATTCCGGTACGCGCCTCGATTGGCTATACCGACCAATACGGTATTTTAAGAACCTCGTCGATGGAAAGGAAAACTGGAACGTTAAAAGTAAGTCCAAGCTTCTTTAACAACCATCTTTCAATTACTGCAGGCATAAAATATATGAACATTGATAACCGTTTTGCAGACAAAGGAGCCATAGGGGGTGCCCTTCGTTTCGACCCTACTCAGTCGGTATTTAATAATACTGGAATATATGGTGGTTATACAACATGGCTTACCTCCGATGGTTCACGAAACATTAACGGAACTCGCAACCCTGTTGCCCAACTCCAACAAAAAAGAGACATTTCGGATGTTGACCGCTACATAGTCGATGCACAGTTAGACTATAAATTACACTTCTTTCCCGATATTACTGCTACCGTTAAAGTTGGTTTAGACAATTCAAACAGTGACGGATATATCGATACCGACCTGGATGCATCGTGGGTACGTACAGCATCGTCGGGAGTTGCTCGCAACTATACTCAGGAAAGAAAAAACGAACTGTTCAATTTCTATCTGACATACAAAAAGAATCTGCCTGATAATAAAAGCATTTTTGATGTAATGGCAGGATATGAATGGCAACATTTCTGGTCGGCTGCTTCAGCCTACGAAGTTGACAGATTCAACACTGTAATGGAAAACTCAAAAGATGAAACAGAAAACTATCTGGTTTCGTTTTTTGGAAGAGCTAATTACACCTATAATGGCAAATACTTACTTACTGCTACCCTAAGAAATGATGGTTCATCGAAGTTTCATAAAGATAACCGTTGGGGTTTGTTCCCTTCGGCTGCTTTGGCATGGAGGATGTCGGAAGAGCCTTTTATTAAAAATTCAAACACCTTTAGTAATCTTAAATTAAGACTTGGCTACGGTATTACCGGCCAGCAGGATTTAAGTGATTACGATTTTCCATACCTTGGCATTTATCAATTAAGCGACACCCGAACTCAATATAAGCTGGGCGATAATTATTACACCTTAATACGACCCAATGGTTTCGACTCATCTATCAAGTGGGAAGAAACAACTACTTATAACCTTGGACTCGATTTTGGTTTCTTCGATAATCGCCTTACAGGTTCGGTTGATGTTTATAAACGCAAAACCAACGATTTGTTAAACGAAATTCCTGTTCCTGGAGGCACTAATTTTACCGATCTTTTAGTAACTAATGTTGGAGACCTTGAAAACAAAGGTATAGAAATTGCCTTAAATGCTACTCCTGTTTCAACAAAAGATTTAACATGGGAACTTAGTTTTAATTTTACTCGCAACAAAAACGAAGTTACCAAACTTACCAACTACGATGACCCTGATTACAGAGGTGTCGATGTTGGAGACATTAGTGGCGTTGGCGTTGGAAATAAAATCCAGAAGAATACTGTTGGTCATGCCTTAAATACTTTCTACGTTTACGAACAAGTGTACAACGATAACGGAAAGCCTATTGAAGGATTATATGTTGACAGAAACAGTGATGGCGAGATTAATGAAGATGACAAATACTTTGCAGAATCTCCGGCACCTGATTTCTTTATGGGCTTCTCTTCAATGCTTACCTACAAAAACTTCGACTTCTCTTTTAATGCGAGAGCAGCCATTGGCGGGCAAATCTACAACAACGTAATTGTTGGTGCACGCTACCAGGAGATGACCGTAAATGAATACCTGACTAACCTGCCTTCGGAAATCAATAACTCGAAGTTTACTACAGCACAGCAGTATTCCGATTATTTCCTGGAAGATGCATCTTTCTTAAAGGTCGACAATATTACACTAGGCTATAACCTTCGTGATATCCTAAAAAGCTCATTGGGATTAGACTTCAATGCAAGGCTCTACGGTTCTGTTCAGAATGTATTTGTTATTACTGATTACTCAGGATTAGATCCTGAGGTTAATAACGGTATAGACAACGACATTTATCCCCGTCCGAGAGTTTATCTGTTTGGAATGAACATTACCTTTTAACCGTTAAACTTTATAACAATGAAGACAAAATATAGAATTATATATATAGTGATGGTGCTAGTAATGGCCTCATTCACTTTTGTATCATGTGTCAACGATTTGGACACAGTACCACTCGATGAAGATTTACTTACTGCCGATAAACTGAATAATGACGAGTCGTACAAAGGAATGCTGGCCAAATGTTACGCAGCATTGGTTGTTGGTGGACAGAAAGGTGTTGATGAAGACCCCGACATTAGTAGTATTAACGGAGGTTTTTCATCGTACCTGCGCCAGTTGTGGAACCATCAGGAACTAACAACCGACGAAGCTATTTGCGCCTGGAACGACGGCAACCTGCGTGATTTGCACGATATGGACTGGACTCCTTCAAACGAATTTGTTAAAGCCATGTATTACCGGATTACTCTGGAAATTGCTTATTGTAACAATCTTATTAAACTAACAAACGACAATGATGAGTTTAAGGCATATAACACTGAGGCACGCTTTCTCAGGGCTTTATCGTATTGGCACATGCTCGATATGTTTGGCACCGGCCCGTTTGTTACCGACGCAGATCCGGTAGGTTCTTTCTTTTTCCCGGAACAGGCTACAGGACAACAGCTTTTCGATTACATTGAGACAGAATTGCTCGCAATAGAAAACGAATTGCCCGATCCGGGAACCAACGAATACGGCCGTGCTGACAAAGCCGCCGCGTGGATGCTGTTATCGAAGCATTATTTAAATGCCGAAACTTACATTGGTACGGAAAAATATACCGAGTGCATAACCTATACAAAGAAAATTATTGGTGGAGGTTACAGCCTGGAACCGAATTATCAGAACCTGTTTTTGTCCGATAATTATAAGCGGACAAATGAAATTATTTTCCCTGTTGTTTGCGATGGAGAACATACTCAAACCTGGGGCGGAATGACTTTCATTATTCACTCAACCATTGGTGGCGATATGCCTGCTGCCGAATCAGGAGTTGACGGAGGATGGGGCGGAAACCGTACCACAAAATCATTCGTAAACCTTTTTGAAGATATCACCGGCGAAACAGACAGCCGTGCTCTATTCTGGGAAGAAGGACAAAACCTGGAAATTGGAGACATCTTCAATTTCAGAGACGGTTATGCACTACGTAAATTTAAAAACATTACTTCTGATGGTGCAGTGGGTTCTAACTTATCACATCCCGATACCGACTTCCCGATGTTCAGATATGCTGATGCGCTGCTAATGTATGCTGAAGCTGTTGTGCGCGGCGGAACAGGTGGCGATATGGCTACTGCTGTTGATTATATTAACGAGATAAGAGAACGTGCCTATGGCGATGATTCGGGAGATATTATCCAAAGCGAACTGGATTTAGACTTCATTCTCGCCGAACGCGGACGCGAACTTTACTGGGAATGTCACCGTCGTACAGATTTACGCCGTTTTGGAAAATTAAGCGGGGCATCGTACATCTGGCCCTGGAAAGGCGCCGTTGCAGCAGGTACATCTGTTGATGCCAAATATGATTTGTTTCCAATTCCAAATTCGGATATAAATGCCAATCCAAATCTGAAACAGATCAATTATTAATCCTGAAAAATTGAATGAGATGAAAAAGTTTAAATACATAGTCATACTGTTCCTTGCCATTTTGGTTTTCTCGTGCGAGGACGACGACATAATACAACTGAATGATTCAGCGTATGTACCGGCAACCAATATCGAAGGTTTTGGTAGCACACTGGCAATATCGAAAGATAAAAAAGCAGAAACAATTAATATATCCTATACACCGGCATCTTACGGTGTAAATATTGTTGCAACACATAAACTTCAGTTTGCAGTTGCAAGCGATTTCTCAAATCCGGTAACTTTTGATGCGAATGCATCCGACAATGCATTCTCTTTCACAGTTGGAGCCCTTAATGAGTTTCTTACCGAAACACTGGCCCTACCTGTTGATGAAGAAGCTACCGTATCGGCAAGAATAATTACCTATTCTCTGGAAGGGGTTGATACACTGTATTCTTCTCCTGTAAATTTTTCAACCACGCCTTACTTAGATATTCTTTTTGCTCCTAACACTTTCTACCTGTTTGGTGATGGTGTTGGTCGCATTGCTCAAAACAATAAGCTGAAATTCAATAAGGTGCATAGCGAGGAAGCTGTATGGACAATTGTATGGATGGAAGCTACCGGAACCTTTAAGCTTTGTTCTGATGTAAATTACAAAGGCGTAATCGGCAAAATTGGAGACCCGGTAAACGGCGAATATACTTTGGGTACTGTTGATAACCGAGGCGACGATATACCTGTTCCCGGAACTGCAGGCTACTACACTGTTGGTATAAATCTGGCAACCAATAAAATGCTTATTGAGCCTGCCAGTGTTTACATCTGTGGCGATAATGTAGGTGTCTGGCCAACGAGCTCTGTTACCGAAGAGAATAAATTCCAGCAGGACACCGAAAACAAGACAATGACTTTAACAAAAAGCCTGGCTGGTGGCGAATTAAGGCTTCATGTTACGCATCCGTATATTTCTGCTTCCGACTGGTGGCATGCTGAATTCTTATTCTTTGATGGAAAAATAGCATACCGTGAAGATGGCGGCGATCAGGAAAGAGTCAGCGTGAACGCAGGAGAACGCACTATTACACTTGACTTTATTAATCAAACAGGTAAAATCGAATAGAAATGAAGAATCTAAAATATATTCTAATTATTATCCTGGCGGTTTTCACCTTTGCTTGTGAAGAGGATTTTATGACACCGCCGGTAACATCTGTAGTTGAAGGAACTCCTCCTGAGTGGACAAATGTACCTTCCTCTGAGATAGATACAGTACTATTCAAAAAGAATGAAAAAGAGACCATTCTAAATCTCGCGTGGTCGGCCCCCGTGTATGCCGACAATGTGGGCGTACGCTACTACCTGCAAATAGATGCAAAAGGTAGTGATTTTGCCGATCCGATTGAATTTGACAGGATATCGGCAACTGAAATGGCGGTTACTATTGGCGATCTTAATGCCAAATTGTTAACACGCTTTGCTCCTGTAGAAGAAGTAGAAATTGAATTGCGGATCAGAGCTGCTTCCAACGAGGATCTGGCCGACTTGTACACAACACCTTTCTCAATGAAAGTAACACCATACCTTGATGTACCTATTCCTGAGACCTTGCTTATTACCGGAACAGCAACATCGGTTGGTTTCAACAGCTCGCTTGCTACCGTAAAAGACGGAGATGTATTTGTTAAATATCTTCAGCTAACCAAGGATGGAACATTCCACTTCGCCGACAAACAAAGCGATGGATACCTGTACAATTTTGGAAAATTTGCAAGCATATCATCAAATATTGTTGCTGCCGGCGATGAAGACGGCAACTTCAAATTTACCGGAGAATCTGGTTGGTACGAGGTTAAAGCCGACTTCGCAAACAGCGAACTTACCATTGCTCCATATGTATCTGGTGCTGCAACCTACGCCAATAACCCGGCTGAGGTATTCCTGGTTGGCGACTACAATGACGATGTACCTGCATGGAACCCTGAAAATTCTCCACAAATGACTAAAAAAGCAGAAGGCATTTACTCTATCGAAACAACGATAAAAGATGGGGCAATGCTAAAATTTGTTGGTCAGCCAAGCTGGGGCGACCTCGATTGGGGTAACCTGGGCGGAGACGGAGCCGGTGGTATTATCGGACCTAAAGGCAAAAATGGAAACATAACTTTCGATGGTGGCGATAAAACCTACATTGTAACGCTGAATTTAAATAAAGGCACATACACCATAGAAGAAGCTGCCATTTACCTGGTAGGTGATGCAACCGAAGTTGGCTGGGATATTGCTAATGCAATTGAATTGAAATGGCGCTCGGGGCATAATGCTTACATGGGATATGTTCCGTTAAAGAGTGGTAATTTCAAATTTTTCCCGGTTAAAGGCAGCTGGGATAATGGAATGGGACGAATTAACGACTCGGAAGATCCAACAGGTGGTTTATTAGGAGGCGATAACAGGGATATCCCAAGTACAAACACTTCTTCTGATTACAA
Proteins encoded in this region:
- a CDS encoding LacI family DNA-binding transcriptional regulator, which codes for MKSGLVTIKDLARELNISASTVSRALKDHPDISKETKRAVQELAQKLNYQPNAVALSLKQRRSNTIGVIIPEIVHYFFSSVISGIEDVAYDAGFNVIICQSNERYEREVANAKTLLSSRVDGVLVSISKETTDYKHLYNFSNNEVPMVFYDRVVPNIVADQVIIDDFDAAYRATRHLIDSGRTRIAHLGGPMALLIGQRRKDGYLKALSEAGIPADENLILEADSFEKARMAIMKLINQRKKFDGVFATNDLTAIGAMQTIQKKGYKIPDEIAIVGFSDGRFSGITDPTLTSVDQHGYEMGTQATQMLLKRILSEDDEYPAETKVLNADLIVRGSSII
- a CDS encoding RagB/SusD family nutrient uptake outer membrane protein translates to MKTKYRIIYIVMVLVMASFTFVSCVNDLDTVPLDEDLLTADKLNNDESYKGMLAKCYAALVVGGQKGVDEDPDISSINGGFSSYLRQLWNHQELTTDEAICAWNDGNLRDLHDMDWTPSNEFVKAMYYRITLEIAYCNNLIKLTNDNDEFKAYNTEARFLRALSYWHMLDMFGTGPFVTDADPVGSFFFPEQATGQQLFDYIETELLAIENELPDPGTNEYGRADKAAAWMLLSKHYLNAETYIGTEKYTECITYTKKIIGGGYSLEPNYQNLFLSDNYKRTNEIIFPVVCDGEHTQTWGGMTFIIHSTIGGDMPAAESGVDGGWGGNRTTKSFVNLFEDITGETDSRALFWEEGQNLEIGDIFNFRDGYALRKFKNITSDGAVGSNLSHPDTDFPMFRYADALLMYAEAVVRGGTGGDMATAVDYINEIRERAYGDDSGDIIQSELDLDFILAERGRELYWECHRRTDLRRFGKLSGASYIWPWKGAVAAGTSVDAKYDLFPIPNSDINANPNLKQINY
- a CDS encoding TonB-dependent receptor; amino-acid sequence: MRIIRKNLKVVLFLFAMLSFSLGYAQVKTVTGTVSDAGNGEPLPGVTIVVKGTTQGTITDFDGNYSIDVEEGKTIVLSYIGYKPQEVVITASNLVNVKLEQSVENLDEVVVIGYGQIRKGDATGSVATVSSSDFNQGSSSSPQDLITGKVPGVHIQTEGGAPGSAAKIRIRGGSSMTASNDPLVVIDGMPIDNRTIDGMSNVLTSINPSDIETFTILKDASSTAIYGSRASNGVILITTKKGLKNQPLKVEIGSKVSISEIKDYIDVLNADQYRALVNERAAITSSINPDLLGNANTDWQDEIYQTAISHEHNLGISGSLKGIPVRASIGYTDQYGILRTSSMERKTGTLKVSPSFFNNHLSITAGIKYMNIDNRFADKGAIGGALRFDPTQSVFNNTGIYGGYTTWLTSDGSRNINGTRNPVAQLQQKRDISDVDRYIVDAQLDYKLHFFPDITATVKVGLDNSNSDGYIDTDLDASWVRTASSGVARNYTQERKNELFNFYLTYKKNLPDNKSIFDVMAGYEWQHFWSAASAYEVDRFNTVMENSKDETENYLVSFFGRANYTYNGKYLLTATLRNDGSSKFHKDNRWGLFPSAALAWRMSEEPFIKNSNTFSNLKLRLGYGITGQQDLSDYDFPYLGIYQLSDTRTQYKLGDNYYTLIRPNGFDSSIKWEETTTYNLGLDFGFFDNRLTGSVDVYKRKTNDLLNEIPVPGGTNFTDLLVTNVGDLENKGIEIALNATPVSTKDLTWELSFNFTRNKNEVTKLTNYDDPDYRGVDVGDISGVGVGNKIQKNTVGHALNTFYVYEQVYNDNGKPIEGLYVDRNSDGEINEDDKYFAESPAPDFFMGFSSMLTYKNFDFSFNARAAIGGQIYNNVIVGARYQEMTVNEYLTNLPSEINNSKFTTAQQYSDYFLEDASFLKVDNITLGYNLRDILKSSLGLDFNARLYGSVQNVFVITDYSGLDPEVNNGIDNDIYPRPRVYLFGMNITF
- a CDS encoding MFS transporter — encoded protein: MRKKPTLSFWQIWNMSFGFLGIQFGFALQNANVSRIFETLGANVEDIPILWIAAPVTGLIVQPIIGHMSDKTWNRLGRRRPYFLFGAIFASLALLLMPNSPTLWVAAGTLWIMDASINISMEPFRAFVGDMLPNEQRTRGFAMQSFFIGTGAVVGSVLPYAMTNWLNIPNTAPEGVIPPSVRWSFYVGGVVFFLAILWTIFSTKEYPPEDLKAFEENERQTTNKEEVLNEEEVVGSRFAKVGGIMGMLGLLIVVVTRLMKLEKELYILGGILFLFFLLMMMAALLKSQKKDKNALVEIFSDLLRMPVTMKQLALVQFFTWVGLFALWIYATAGITSHVYGTSDTTTKLYNDGADWVTILFGVYNGVAALMAFALPVIAKYTNRKFTHFISLIIGGVSLASIYLFNDPNWLIVPMIGIGIAWASILSMPYAILTGSLPSNKMGVYMGIFNFFIVIPQILAATILGFMVKDLFGGESILALVFGGVSMVIAAILVLFVKDVATEN
- a CDS encoding SusE domain-containing protein → MKKFKYIVILFLAILVFSCEDDDIIQLNDSAYVPATNIEGFGSTLAISKDKKAETINISYTPASYGVNIVATHKLQFAVASDFSNPVTFDANASDNAFSFTVGALNEFLTETLALPVDEEATVSARIITYSLEGVDTLYSSPVNFSTTPYLDILFAPNTFYLFGDGVGRIAQNNKLKFNKVHSEEAVWTIVWMEATGTFKLCSDVNYKGVIGKIGDPVNGEYTLGTVDNRGDDIPVPGTAGYYTVGINLATNKMLIEPASVYICGDNVGVWPTSSVTEENKFQQDTENKTMTLTKSLAGGELRLHVTHPYISASDWWHAEFLFFDGKIAYREDGGDQERVSVNAGERTITLDFINQTGKIE
- a CDS encoding SusF/SusE family outer membrane protein; protein product: MKNLKYILIIILAVFTFACEEDFMTPPVTSVVEGTPPEWTNVPSSEIDTVLFKKNEKETILNLAWSAPVYADNVGVRYYLQIDAKGSDFADPIEFDRISATEMAVTIGDLNAKLLTRFAPVEEVEIELRIRAASNEDLADLYTTPFSMKVTPYLDVPIPETLLITGTATSVGFNSSLATVKDGDVFVKYLQLTKDGTFHFADKQSDGYLYNFGKFASISSNIVAAGDEDGNFKFTGESGWYEVKADFANSELTIAPYVSGAATYANNPAEVFLVGDYNDDVPAWNPENSPQMTKKAEGIYSIETTIKDGAMLKFVGQPSWGDLDWGNLGGDGAGGIIGPKGKNGNITFDGGDKTYIVTLNLNKGTYTIEEAAIYLVGDATEVGWDIANAIELKWRSGHNAYMGYVPLKSGNFKFFPVKGSWDNGMGRINDSEDPTGGLLGGDNRDIPSTNTSSDYKLYRVAVWYDNDANSYKYSVLDAEMVLVGDATPAGWSIDNGFNMVYAGEGKWVTYVDMKASGGFKFFYQTGNWNSGYKEFDAVNNPGELSLEGGEPNISTPGEGYYKLTIDTYNMTYTKEAIATRKMYLVGSPNGWDIEAGIEMTWDDTNKEWTLTTDLAADDAFKIFAESGNWNSGFKLKYGTLNFEGGDPNMSTPDGAGNYTIRFSLATKTLTFTKN